A single Sphingobacteriales bacterium DNA region contains:
- a CDS encoding PDZ domain-containing protein, giving the protein MRKLFLLFVLLTGSFIRHTNAQMYQQKMGTFLNLLDNYYVEKANLDSLVEIGIKEILKKLDPHSVYMNAEEIKKANEPLEGNFEGVGIQFQIYQDTIIVVHVITGGPSQKVGVQDGDKIIFVDTAKVAGAGINNDGVFKKLRGRKGTRVTIKVKRVGEPELLEFEIIRDKIPIYAIEAQYMATPEIGYIKLARFSNTATEETKAAIDSLVRLGAKN; this is encoded by the coding sequence ATGAGAAAACTCTTTTTGTTATTTGTTTTATTGACCGGAAGTTTCATCCGGCATACGAATGCTCAGATGTATCAGCAAAAAATGGGTACCTTCCTAAACCTGCTGGATAATTACTATGTAGAAAAAGCCAACCTGGATTCTTTGGTTGAAATCGGCATCAAGGAAATTTTAAAAAAGCTGGACCCTCATTCCGTATATATGAATGCGGAAGAAATCAAAAAAGCCAATGAGCCCTTGGAAGGAAACTTTGAAGGAGTGGGTATCCAGTTCCAGATCTATCAGGATACGATCATTGTCGTACATGTTATTACCGGTGGCCCTTCCCAAAAAGTAGGGGTGCAGGATGGCGACAAGATTATTTTTGTAGATACGGCTAAAGTAGCCGGTGCAGGTATCAATAACGACGGTGTGTTTAAGAAATTACGCGGCAGAAAAGGCACCAGGGTTACCATCAAGGTAAAACGGGTGGGTGAACCCGAATTATTAGAGTTTGAAATCATCCGTGATAAAATACCTATTTATGCCATCGAAGCTCAGTACATGGCGACTCCTGAAATCGGCTATATCAAACTGGCACGTTTTTCCAATACCGCAACCGAAGAGACCAAAGCAGCCATAGATTCTCTGGTTAGGCTGGGTGCAAAAAACTGA